In Nitrospira sp., one DNA window encodes the following:
- the flgM gene encoding flagellar biosynthesis anti-sigma factor FlgM gives MEISNNGRTADLAKILLGAQDTERTRNKKAESQQTQSHDRVQISERAKELQRLRAAAEQPDTERDARVGKIQQSVEGGTYNVDGKKVADAMIRHVLTDAVL, from the coding sequence ATGGAGATCTCAAACAACGGCCGGACGGCGGATCTCGCAAAAATTCTGTTGGGCGCTCAGGACACAGAGCGGACACGTAATAAGAAGGCCGAATCTCAGCAGACGCAGTCGCACGATCGCGTCCAGATTTCCGAACGTGCCAAAGAACTCCAGCGTCTCCGGGCCGCGGCTGAACAGCCGGATACGGAACGTGATGCCAGAGTCGGCAAGATTCAGCAGTCAGTCGAAGGGGGCACCTACAACGTCGACGGCAAAAAGGTTGCGGATGCCATGATCCGTCACGTGTTGACGGACGCGGTGCTGTAA
- a CDS encoding rod-binding protein has translation MEIRDFLAGQMDLAQMSATQPVGLERTGKPEQLPQKSASELHRAGQEFEAYFISHLIKNMRETVPKGLFDRKGEQVWYSFYDQEIAKLATQAGGIGITAFVDAYVQKNK, from the coding sequence ATGGAGATACGCGATTTTTTAGCAGGACAGATGGATCTGGCGCAAATGTCGGCCACACAACCGGTCGGGTTGGAGCGCACCGGAAAGCCCGAGCAACTGCCGCAGAAGTCCGCCTCGGAGTTGCACAGGGCCGGGCAGGAATTCGAAGCCTACTTCATCTCTCATCTCATTAAAAACATGAGGGAAACGGTTCCGAAAGGTCTGTTCGACCGAAAGGGGGAGCAGGTCTGGTACTCCTTTTATGACCAGGAGATTGCCAAACTGGCCACCCAGGCTGGAGGCATCGGCATTACAGCCTTTGTGGACGCTTACGTGCAAAAGAACAAATAA
- a CDS encoding flagellar protein FlgN translates to MSTVSQTIPTESDALIQRMLERVFAFQSLLREEQEAIRCLSFGQFTSVTMRKTQLLDEIRDLEQERRTRPASTGSYPANSDRSRREQELVAAIGETDRLNRFNATLIGQSLEFLHGTLKCWQRSPESAALYSSSGTAVAAGAGLVRAKG, encoded by the coding sequence GTGTCGACCGTGTCACAAACCATTCCTACCGAATCTGATGCGCTGATCCAGCGCATGCTCGAGCGAGTCTTCGCGTTCCAATCCCTATTGCGAGAAGAGCAGGAGGCGATTCGCTGCCTGTCGTTCGGTCAGTTCACGTCCGTCACCATGCGCAAAACTCAACTACTGGACGAGATTCGAGATTTGGAGCAGGAACGACGCACGCGACCGGCTTCGACGGGGAGTTATCCAGCCAATTCCGACAGAAGCCGACGGGAGCAGGAGTTGGTTGCGGCAATCGGGGAGACCGATCGATTGAACCGATTCAACGCGACACTCATCGGCCAGTCGCTTGAATTCTTGCACGGGACGCTCAAATGCTGGCAACGGTCTCCGGAGTCAGCCGCACTCTATTCGTCTTCCGGTACCGCGGTTGCGGCAGGTGCCGGCCTGGTCAGAGCCAAAGGATAA
- the flgK gene encoding flagellar hook-associated protein FlgK, which produces MSGLNGLFGVGSNALASFQRAMSVTGQNIANVSTPGYSRQEAILTETLPENGRPGQIGTGVQVSEIRRSVDSFVEQQLQSSNERIGQFGASQKALSQIQILFNDANDQGIAAGLNEFFKAWQDVATNPADLTARTVLLTKADGLTKQLNQASSQLSTQRISLDGQIGSSINDINGLASKIADLNAQIKLTEVGGQQANDLRDQRGRFLNDLAGLVDISSIEDGTGQVTVFVGVGQVLVTDHTAFKLTGVPDATNGGLLDVRYDGGTGPNTDITSSIKGGSLKGLIDARDTTATGLQTSLDTLTAQLVSQVNTQHKLGYGLDGSTNQDFFTASGTTAGTISMALTDRQKIAASSTATGLPGNNVNALALANLQTASVAGLGNTTFQSYYSAMAGSFGATLQGATRDLQGQEILNDQLLAHRAEISGVSMDEELINMLKYQRAFQAASKLITTSDEMLQTILSLKQ; this is translated from the coding sequence ATGTCAGGACTGAACGGATTATTCGGTGTCGGCTCCAACGCCCTGGCGAGTTTCCAGCGCGCCATGTCCGTCACCGGCCAGAACATCGCCAATGTCAGCACCCCCGGCTATTCGCGCCAGGAAGCGATCCTCACCGAGACCCTTCCGGAAAATGGACGCCCCGGCCAGATCGGGACCGGCGTCCAGGTCTCGGAAATCCGCCGTTCCGTCGACAGCTTTGTTGAACAGCAACTCCAGAGCTCCAATGAACGGATCGGGCAATTCGGCGCCTCACAGAAGGCCCTTTCGCAAATACAAATTTTGTTCAATGATGCGAACGATCAGGGCATCGCGGCGGGGCTCAACGAATTCTTCAAGGCCTGGCAGGATGTGGCGACCAATCCCGCCGACCTGACGGCGCGCACGGTGCTCCTGACCAAAGCTGACGGGTTGACGAAACAGTTGAACCAAGCCTCATCGCAGCTGTCGACGCAACGGATCTCCCTCGACGGACAAATCGGAAGCAGCATCAACGACATCAATGGGCTGGCCAGCAAGATCGCCGACCTGAACGCCCAGATTAAGTTGACCGAAGTGGGTGGGCAGCAGGCGAATGACCTGCGAGACCAACGCGGCCGGTTCCTGAATGACCTCGCCGGACTGGTTGATATTTCTTCGATCGAGGATGGAACCGGGCAAGTCACCGTGTTTGTCGGGGTCGGGCAGGTCCTGGTCACGGACCACACGGCTTTCAAACTCACGGGCGTTCCCGACGCGACCAACGGCGGACTACTCGACGTGCGGTATGACGGCGGGACCGGGCCCAACACGGATATCACCTCGTCGATCAAGGGCGGCAGTCTCAAAGGTTTGATTGATGCGCGAGATACTACAGCCACGGGCCTGCAAACGTCTCTCGACACGCTCACGGCGCAACTCGTCTCGCAAGTAAATACCCAGCATAAATTGGGTTACGGATTGGACGGGTCCACGAACCAGGACTTTTTCACAGCCTCTGGGACGACCGCCGGTACGATTAGTATGGCGTTGACGGATCGGCAGAAAATCGCCGCCTCCTCGACCGCCACCGGCTTGCCTGGCAACAACGTCAATGCCCTTGCCCTGGCGAATCTACAGACGGCCTCGGTGGCCGGGTTGGGCAACACGACCTTTCAAAGCTACTACAGCGCGATGGCCGGCAGCTTCGGAGCGACTCTCCAGGGGGCGACGCGTGATTTACAGGGACAAGAAATTTTAAACGATCAGTTGCTGGCACATCGAGCGGAAATCTCCGGTGTGTCCATGGATGAAGAGCTCATCAATATGTTGAAGTATCAGCGGGCGTTTCAAGCCGCCTCGAAGCTGATCACCACCAGCGACGAAATGTTGCAGACCATCTTGTCCTTGAAACAGTAA